In one Pirellulales bacterium genomic region, the following are encoded:
- a CDS encoding sugar transferase yields METICSLDTVLEKLDRVDELVRISDTDAPVSRVTPAQLQSSAPAAKRGKEAPSHHGKLRLVPIAASEYAGDHLLIEAGNASRLYQCVKRAADVAGAIVLLVLFSPIMLVTLIALAITTQGKPIFRQERVGLCGRRFPMFKFRTMHVNAAQMQHLVKNEKDGPIFKNKRDPRITKIGRWLRATSIDEMPQLFNILLGHMSLVGPRPPVPSEVAKYEPWQRARLTIKPGLTCLWQVSGRCEVGFEDWVRMDIWYRKNQSLLTDLKLLIKTPLSVLSQRGAY; encoded by the coding sequence ATGGAAACCATTTGCTCCCTCGACACGGTGCTCGAAAAGCTCGACCGCGTTGACGAACTGGTGCGCATTTCCGATACCGACGCCCCGGTGAGCCGAGTCACGCCGGCCCAGTTGCAAAGTAGCGCGCCGGCCGCCAAACGCGGCAAGGAAGCTCCGTCGCATCACGGCAAATTGCGACTGGTTCCCATCGCCGCCAGCGAATATGCCGGCGATCACCTGCTGATCGAGGCCGGCAATGCTTCGCGACTGTATCAATGCGTCAAGCGAGCCGCCGATGTGGCGGGCGCGATCGTGCTGCTCGTCCTGTTCTCGCCCATCATGCTCGTCACGCTGATTGCGCTGGCGATCACCACCCAAGGGAAACCGATTTTCCGCCAGGAGCGAGTAGGGCTCTGCGGCCGCCGTTTCCCGATGTTCAAGTTTCGCACGATGCACGTGAACGCCGCGCAGATGCAGCACCTGGTGAAGAATGAGAAGGACGGACCCATCTTCAAGAACAAGCGCGATCCGCGCATCACCAAGATTGGCCGTTGGCTGCGCGCGACCAGCATCGACGAGATGCCGCAGTTGTTCAATATTCTCTTGGGTCACATGTCGCTGGTCGGCCCCCGGCCGCCGGTGCCGAGCGAAGTGGCCAAGTATGAGCCGTGGCAACGCGCCCGACTGACCATCAAGCCCGGCCTCACCTGCCTCTGGCAAGTGAGCGGTCGCTGCGAGGTGGGCTTTGAGGATTGGGTGCGGATGGACATCTGGTATCGCAAGAACCAGAGTCTGCTCACCGATTTGAAGCTACTGATCAAGACGCCGCTGTCGGTGCTGAGCCAACGCGGAGCCTACTAA
- a CDS encoding superoxide dismutase: MAYQLPPLPYAFDALEPYIDAKTMEIHHDKHHAAYVNNLNKALEGTDLGSQSVEKLIANLDQVPEKVRTAVRNNGGGHANHSMFWQILGERCEPTGDLAKAIDSDLKGFDNFKKDFTAAALGRFGSGWAWVSLDKNGKLVVESTPNQDSPIMAGSTPLLGCDVWEHAYYLKYQNRRPEYVEAFFNVINWKHVGERYKEARSK; this comes from the coding sequence ATGGCCTATCAGCTTCCACCGTTGCCTTACGCCTTTGACGCGCTGGAGCCTTACATCGACGCCAAGACGATGGAGATCCACCACGACAAGCATCATGCCGCTTACGTGAACAACCTGAACAAAGCGCTCGAAGGAACGGACCTCGGCTCGCAAAGCGTCGAGAAATTGATCGCCAACCTCGATCAGGTACCGGAAAAAGTACGCACCGCGGTTCGCAACAATGGCGGTGGACACGCCAACCACAGCATGTTTTGGCAAATCCTCGGCGAGCGCTGTGAGCCGACGGGCGATTTGGCCAAGGCGATCGACAGCGATTTGAAGGGCTTTGACAACTTCAAGAAGGACTTTACTGCCGCCGCGCTGGGTCGATTTGGCAGCGGCTGGGCCTGGGTATCGCTCGACAAGAACGGCAAGCTAGTGGTGGAAAGCACCCCCAATCAAGACAGCCCGATCATGGCCGGCAGCACGCCGCTGTTGGGGTGCGACGTTTGGGAGCATGCCTACTATCTCAAGTATCAAAATCGACGCCCCGAGTACGTCGAGGCGTTCTTCAACGTGATTAATTGGAAGCACGTGGGCGAGCGCTATAAAGAAGCGCGCAGCAAATAG
- a CDS encoding O-antigen ligase family protein → MAFIIFIAALVSLVWLAAYVRRGSLIWAVLAFLLLNSSFGVYFWHAQAGPLPLTLDRIALAVLLGVFALHWKMVDRVAKPWAPADTWLIAFLAALMFSTFSHDWNSAPEETVAPIWRLITGYLSPAIIYVVGRQMSFGARQSKQLLAALTLFGVYLSITAIFEIAGQWSLVFPKIIAEPTLGFHFGRARGPMLHSVAFGFYLGACLVAAWLWCPRYGRAGGLLLAALSPLFLLAIYLSYTRSVWIGAVLGLGVVLALTLPRSWRPLVLGAGIVTGVAALGLGWDKFMGFEREYSAAGTRESASLRSSFVYVSWKMFLDHPLLGCGFGQFYVEKMPYLSDRSTEMELEAIRPLIHHNMPLGLLTETGVIGLGLFLALVAAWSRDAWRLWNSDADQWVRLQGAFCLALLGVYLPQALFHEISYMNMVHMLLFFVAGVSTGLCQAQCVQWHPARVAAPLSSWRASPT, encoded by the coding sequence ATGGCGTTCATCATCTTTATTGCCGCACTCGTCTCGCTTGTTTGGCTGGCAGCCTATGTCCGGCGCGGATCGCTCATTTGGGCCGTGCTCGCGTTTCTGTTGCTCAATAGCTCGTTTGGCGTTTACTTCTGGCACGCGCAGGCCGGCCCCCTGCCGTTGACGCTCGATCGCATCGCGCTCGCGGTATTGCTGGGCGTGTTCGCGCTGCATTGGAAGATGGTCGACCGTGTCGCCAAACCATGGGCTCCCGCCGACACTTGGTTGATTGCCTTTCTGGCGGCCTTGATGTTCAGCACCTTCTCGCACGATTGGAATTCGGCGCCAGAAGAGACCGTGGCGCCGATCTGGCGACTCATCACCGGCTATCTCAGTCCGGCGATCATCTACGTAGTGGGGCGGCAAATGAGTTTTGGCGCCCGCCAATCCAAGCAGTTGCTAGCCGCGCTAACGTTGTTTGGCGTGTATCTGTCGATCACGGCCATCTTCGAGATCGCCGGACAATGGTCGCTGGTGTTCCCCAAGATCATCGCCGAGCCCACGCTCGGCTTTCACTTTGGCCGCGCTCGTGGGCCCATGCTGCACTCGGTCGCCTTTGGCTTCTATTTGGGGGCGTGTCTGGTGGCCGCGTGGCTTTGGTGTCCCAGATACGGGCGCGCGGGTGGGTTGCTCTTGGCCGCGCTCTCCCCGTTGTTCTTGTTGGCCATTTACCTCAGCTACACCCGCAGCGTGTGGATCGGCGCCGTGCTCGGATTGGGAGTGGTGCTCGCGCTGACGTTGCCGCGCTCCTGGCGGCCGTTGGTGCTGGGCGCGGGCATCGTGACCGGCGTGGCCGCGCTGGGCCTGGGTTGGGACAAGTTCATGGGCTTTGAACGCGAGTACTCCGCCGCGGGCACGCGCGAGTCGGCGAGCTTGCGTTCGAGTTTTGTGTATGTGTCGTGGAAGATGTTTTTGGACCACCCGCTGCTGGGCTGCGGCTTTGGTCAGTTCTATGTCGAAAAGATGCCCTACTTGTCGGACAGGTCGACGGAGATGGAACTGGAGGCGATCCGCCCGCTGATTCATCACAACATGCCCCTTGGCCTGCTGACCGAAACCGGGGTGATTGGCCTGGGGCTCTTCTTGGCGCTGGTTGCGGCCTGGAGCCGCGACGCCTGGCGATTGTGGAACTCCGACGCCGACCAGTGGGTGCGCTTGCAAGGGGCGTTCTGCCTGGCGCTATTGGGCGTGTATCTGCCGCAGGCGCTGTTTCACGAGATTTCGTACATGAACATGGTCCATATGCTATTGTTTTTTGTGGCGGGCGTCTCCACCGGCCTTTGTCAGGCACAATGCGTGCAATGGCATCCGGCGCGCGTGGCGGCCCCGCTCTCGTCTTGGCGGGCAAGTCCGACCTGA